Genomic window (Rossellomorea aquimaris):
TTATGAATCTGAAGCGCGAGTACCCGACGGAGCCGTTTCTTGTGGTGATTGATTACCTGCAGCTGATTACGGTGAAGGAGCGGTTTGACCGGCATGATCTGGCGATTGGGCATATTACGAAGCAGCTGAAGGGGATGGCGAAGGAGTTTGGGATTCCGATCATTCTGTTGTCCCAGTTGTCGCGGGGAGTGGAGTCGAGGGATGACAAGCGGCCGAGGCTGTCGGATCTGCGTGACTCGGGGAATATCGAGCAGGATGCGGATGTGGTGTTGTTCCTGTACCGGGATGATTACTACTATCCGGATTCGAAGAACGGGCAGGAAGTGGAAGTGAAGATTGCGAAGAACCGGAATGGGCCGGTTGGGACGGTGAAGTTGGAGTTTGTGAGGGAGTTTGGGAGATTTCGTGGTGGGTGGATGAAGCAGGGGGACGGTTCTGTTGCTTCGGTTTGAGTGAGCCGAGGGGACAGGTCCCATGGCTCAGGAGTAAATGATGAAAAGGGGAGGAATTGGGATGTTGGTGACGGAGTATGCAAAGAACGTGTCTAAGTTTCAGATTGATAGTTTGAAGGTGTATGGGGTGGTGATGGGGTTGTTGGATGATGACCGGGTGAGGCGTGTAGATGGATATGCGTTTATTAGTTATAGGGAAATGTGGGAGGGGTGTCAAGAAGTTGGGATTTTGTCTAGGTATGAAGTGCCGTTTGCGGTGATGATGGATATGTTGGGTGTGGTGGAGGATGGGGGATTGATTGGGCGGGAGAGGGTTAGTGGGGGGAGTTGGGTGAGGAGTTAGGGTGGGTTTGAGGTTTTGTGTGGATGAATAGGAAGCATGAGAACCGTCCCCGTGCTTTCTCTATTCAATAAATGTAACTGTTTAAAACATCATACGATATTTTGATCATTCAAAAATTTTTCAAATAGCTCAGAACCTTGTTCCATAGATAAATCTTCACTTTCAATTAAATAAATGCCTATCAATAAGCCAAAATCTTTTATAGCAGGATACTGTTCTTCCGAAATATTAAGTTTATAAAAATCATTTTCCAAGAACATACACCAAATATTTTGATCTTTAATTTTCAAGAAAATAGCTTCTAAATCTTTTTGATTTTTATAATATCCTACATGTAAATGATAACGATCATCAAAAATCAATTTGAAATTCAACTCCTAAAAAAATAAAAATACTTTATGATGAGTTTTTAAATTTGGAGGAACATGATAATGGAGAACATTTGAACCACCAGTTTTAATAGGGAAGTAATCTAGTCTAAAAACTACTGATCCAGTTTTCTTAAGTCTGACCTGAATAATTCTTCCACCTCATACAAATTTGATTTCCTCAGATTGTCCACTTAGTTATTATAGCAGTTCTTTATTTACGCCTATCTTAAATAAACCTTAAATTTGGGAGCCACGGAGCCACGGGGACAGGTACCATGGCTCAGGATTAAACTATGAAAAGGGGAGGGATTGGGATGTTGGTGACGAAGTATGCGAAGTGGAATATATCAGAGTTTCAGATTGATAGTTTGAAGGTGTATGGGGTAATGATGGGGCTCTTGGATCACGACCGATCCAGACGTGAGGATGGGTATGTATTCATCAGCTATAAGGAGATTTGGGAGGGTTGTAAGGAAACAGGAATATTATCCGGGTATGAAATACCGTTTGCGGTGATGATGGATATGTTGGGTGTGGTGGAAGATGGGGGATTGATTGGGAGGGAGAGGGTTAGTGGGGGGGAGTTGGGTGAAATCTGTGGACGGTTTTGCTAGTTCTGTGAAGAACGAGAACCGTCCTCGTTTTTCACAGAACTAGCTAATTACACTAACCATGCATTCAAAAAAAGTGAAAATATAGGAACGAATTCGATTACTATTAAAGAATTTCAGATACTCGTTCGAATTTTATTTGGTTAAAACACTTGTGTACCAGTCTTTTTTCTATTCATTGACGGGACAAATTTATTTGAAACACGCCATGATAGCACCAAGATTTCCGGCTCCCACAACTGCAACAGCCCCAATACAAGCTGCACAAATTGGTGGTATACCCGGACAAGAAGCAACACAGGTTGCCGCTATTAATCTTGCAACCGTCAAATCTATTAATGCAACAGTGGAAATGCAGAGTACTGTTTTACTAAAACTCTTCTGAGGAGCAACAATACCATTCGCACTATTTTGCATTACCTTTAATTCTTTTTTTAGTGTATTGTTACTAACATAATCTATGTCAGTTTCATCTTTTTGAAGCAAATTCCCATTAGAGTAAGAAGTTACTACAAACTTATTGTTATCATTTTTTGTAATCAATGTTTCTGAATAACTTATAAGGCTGTTTTTTGAATCGAAAATTAAGGTTAAATTACTTATAAAACTGTATTGATCTCCTACAATAGGAATTGTAACAGTTTTATATTTCACCTTTTCCTCTTTAATTTCTATGAATTTTGCGTTATCAATAACTAATTCAGAATTTGAAGCATTTACAACAACTTGATTGCTGGATATAGCAGCATTAGATATATCTTTTAGTTTTTGTATTTGTTTCGAGTTTTTAATTTCGCTTGACTTATTTGCTGTATCCTTCATTTGTTCAAATTTACCGCTTACACTGTCAATGTTTGATGTTGCATTAGCATTTTCGTTTGATTGGGCATTAGCATCTGAGATTGTGGCATACGATCCTGGGACTACGAGAGTTAGAGCCATTGCAACTACAAACAATTTTTTCAAGAAACTCATCAACATTTCTCCTCGCTTATAATTTTTTAAGAGATTTAAAGATATTAAGTGAATAATTTCCAAATCTCTCCTAACCGAAAATAACAAAAATTTACAGGTAGGTAAAGTAAATATCTGAAAATTATAATATTCAGTTCTTTTGTCTCATTTTCACTTTGAAAATTATTTGGGATTGAATGGTAATTGAAATTTATGTAAAATAATTCATAGATAAAATAAAATTTTATTATAATCAATAAATTATAATAAAGGAGAGATTTACTCTATGGTTTATCACTCAAAAACAGATGTTACTTCTATAGCATGTATCTTCTTATTAGTTTGGATAGTTGGTTTCTCAGCAATGATTCCATTCATGAATTCATTATTCTCTGTTGTTACTATGTCTTTGTTTTTCATTATTTCAGGTGTTTTTTTATGGTGGTACGTGACTTCAATAAAGTACGTTTTTTATAAGAAATATTTACTAGTGAAGGGTGGACCGTTCAGAAGGAAAGTTCCTTATCAAAATATAACTAAAGTATCTCAAACAACTGATAAGTTTACGGGTTACCGAATTTCTGCCTCTGAAAAAGGACTTGAATTGTTTGTTAATCAAGGAGCTCTTCATAGTATTAAAGTTTTACCAACAGATAAAATAAATTTTATTTCCGAATTAGAAAAGAGATGTCCTAATATTCAGATTTCTATAAAATAAAATTTCAAGTGAATATAGCAGATTTATTAGCCGTAGCCTTCTTGGCACCATCTTAAGAAGATAGGAATATCTTCAATCAAGAAAGGTTGTGACATAAATCAATCAATCAATCAATCAATCAAACCTGTAAAGGCAATCATTCTGGTAGTAGTAAGGAATCTTAATTCGGTATGAAGAGGGGATCTCTTCAAAAAGTAAAACACAGCATTCGGCATAGAATGGCTGTGTTTTTTTATTTCAAAATATCCTTTTTATCTATCACCCCGGTCTCTTAGCGAGCTGTTACGAATATTCTTCAGTAAAGAGGATTAGGAAGATACCCAGGGACCTGTTTGGTATCTACCCCTTTGTGAAACCGAGTATGACGCTTGTGAAAGTAGAATTTGATATCAGATATAAGAGATCAATTCATTAAACATATGGAAAACAATCTGTTTGTACAAAACACGAAAAGGGAGTATTGGGGCACGATTGAATTACTTGAAAGTCAATGTGCTTACTAGTTCCTCACTGGAGTTGGAAACAAAGTGAAAGTCATCGAACCATAAGGATATATTTGATCCACACAGAACCTTTTTAGAGGAAACATTAAATGTAATCAACAATCTTTGCCCATCAAAAGGCTGCCAATCAATCCGGCGGCCTTTTCTCCTATTCTCCCCTCATAAATTCCGATCCAACCAACTCCCCATCTGCCTCGCCAGGACCTCTGCTGGTTCTGTGAGGCACCCAGTAATCCATGCTTCAACGATTTTAACGATGGCGGCTCCAAAAAATTTGAGCAAGAGCTCTTGACTCATTCCTTGGTTGATTCCTGTAGTGGTATCTACGTCTCCTTCCAGTTCTTCGATGACGAAGGTGAGAAAGCTGGTGCGGAATGTGGGGGCGTCTTTGCTGGATAGGATGGTAATGAAAACACCGGGGTCTGACCCTTTTTTCTAGAGCTTCACGGATATCAACATGATGAAATAGTCGAATCCCTATAAGTATCTGACGAAAGACGAGATGCCGAGGATGCACGGGGCGATGAATGCCGTGTACAAAGCGAAGCTCGAACTCTCGCAGAATGGGATGATCACCCTGCCGGAGATCAGACAGCGGATCATGAATCTGAAGCGGGAGTACCCGACGGAGCCGTTTCTCGTGGTGATTGATTACCTGCAGCTGATCAATGTGAAGGAGCGGTTTGACCGGCATGACCTTGCGATTGGGCATATTACCAAGCAGCTGAAGGGGATGGTGAAGTTGGAGTTTGTGAGGGAGTTTGGGCGGTTTCGGAGTGGCAATGGAGCCACGGAGACAGGTACCATGGCTCAGGATTAAACTTTGAAAGGGGGATGGATTGGGATGTTGGTGACGGAGTATGCGAAGAACGTGTCAGAGTTTCAGATTGATAGTTTGAAGGTGGAAAGGGCAGAAGATGCCTGGCGATTGATCGCAGGGAAAATCAAAGCTGTGGCTGAAGCCCCTCCATATTGAACCATGACCCAAACACATTCAACGTTTTTTCTTAGAGGCATTGAGGGTATAAGATAAGTGTGGAGGATACAGACTTGATGTATTGGAAAAAAGCACGCCAAACCGGGTCTGGTTCCATGATTGAGAGATGAGTCAGGAAGAGCTTGATATGGAACTGGCTAAAGGCAAGGCGGATGTTGAATGTGTTTTAGACAAACATACATACACCAAACATGATTTCCGAACAGGAGGAACGGTTACCATTGAAGAATAAAACGGTACTTATCATTGGAGGCGGACTCGGCGGGGTGTCGGCTGCCATTACACTCGCACAGGCGGGATACGATGTTTCCTTATATGAAAAAAATGATCATATTGGAGGGAAGTTGAACCGGCTCGAACAAGACGGCTTTGGTTTTGATCTTGGCCCATCCATTTTGACGATGCCGCAGATTTTCGAGAAATTGTTTGCGGCGAGCGGGAAATCCATGAAGGATTATGTCCAGATTGAAAGGCTGGATCATCAATGGCGTTCCTTCTTCCCCGATGGAAATGTCATAGACTTATATGAAGATATGAACGACATGCGGGAGAAGAACGCCTCTCTCAGTGAAAAGGACATTCGTGAATATCAACGTCTGCTGGAGCATTCGAAGACCCATTACGATATGACGGATAAAACCTTATTTAAAGGTGCGGATACGGCAAAAGGAATCGTCAAGCAGGCGGGACTGTTCAGTGTCTTGAAGAACATTGACCTCATGTCCACAGTGCATAAATCCCTCGATAAGCGGATCAGTCATGAGCAGTTTCGCGATATGCTCTCTTATTTTATCAAATATGTGGGTTCGTCCCCTTACGATGCGCCGGCCGTGATGAATATGATGATCTACATGCAGCATGACCAGGGAGCATGGTATGTTCCCGGCGGTTTGCATAAGCTCGCGGATGCTCTTGTGAAGCTGGCGGAAGAAGTGGGGGTGACCTTCCACCTTGGACGGCAGATCGTCAAGCTAGACAAGAAGGATGGAGATATTACCGGAGCCGTATTGGATGACGGAACACGGGTGACAGCCGATCACTATGTCTCCAATATGGAAGTCATACCGGTTTACGAGCGGTTACTGGAAGAAGACAGCGATTTTATTAACAAATTAAAAAAGAAATTCGAACCGGCAAGCTCCGGTCTTGTCATGCATCTGGGTGTGAAAAAGATTTATCCGCAGCTTCGCCATCATAATTTCTTTTTCGCAGAAAATATGAAGGAGCAAATGGAATCGATCTTCCACCGCCATGAACTGCCGGACGATCCGGTCATTTATCTGGTCAATGTCAATAAGACCGATCCGACTCAGGCTCCTCCAGGACATGAAAATATCAAGGTGCTGCCGCATATTCCTTTTATCCGGGATGAGAATCCGTATACGCAAAAGGACTATGAACAATTCGCTGAGCGGGTCCTGATCAAGTTGGAGAAGATGGGCCTCGATGGCTTGCGTGAGAACATTGTCACCAGGGATATGTGGACACCGGAAGATATCAGGCGCACGTATGGTTCCGACCGCGGTGCGATTTATGGGACCGTGTCAGACAGTAAGAAGAATAAAGGGTTGAAGCATCCGAAACAGAGTGAACGTTACGACAACCTCTATTTTGTGGGGGGGACGGTGAATCCAGGTGGTGGAATGCCGATGGTGACACTAAGCGGCCAGCTTGTAGGTGAGAAAATTATGGAGAGGGATTCTGGATAAAAAAGGGGTGATGTCATGATTGTCTCACTGCCTGACCATTGGATCATCCTGCTTGATGTGATTGCCTGGACGTTCTTTCATCTCTCCATTTCGGCTTTTTGCTTGAAACTGCCTTTGACGTGGTTCCTGAAAGACCATTTCTGGTTTCGGACGTTCTCTTTTGAACAGTCCGGAGCATTGTGGCAGCGTTTATTCCGGGTGAAGAAGTGGAAGGGATTGATTCTGGATGGCACGATCTTTTTCAAAAAGGGATACAGTAAAAAGGGGTTGCATGGTACGAAGTCGAGGGACATAATCGTATTTGCGGCGGAAACGAAACGCGCGGAATTAACCCATTGGCTCTCCATTCTCCCTGCTCCGCTGTTCTTCATATGGAATCCAGTATGGGCAGGATGGGTGATGGTCCTGTATGCCGTGGTTTTCAACCTTCCGATTATCGTTGTTCAACGTTACAATCGTGGGCGTATATCGGCCATTACGTCAAGCCTTGGGAAGAAATGAAGCAGACTATTGTAAGTGCAGTTACATAAAGATTGAACGGGGATTGGCACATTGGTGAGTTCTAGAGGAAGGAGGCAGGTGAAATGACAATTTCAGAAGTGATCAATCTCATCCTGGGTTTCCTCGGGATTATCATTGCCATTATCATGTTTTGGTCCTTGCCGGTACCAGGTTTCACCGCAAGAAGTACGGCCGGCTTGCCGTTTCTGTCCATCATTATCCCTGCCAGGAATGAAGAAGGCAGGATCTCCCCGTTATTGCAGTCGTTGCAGGAGCAGCGATTCAAGTCATTTGAAATTCTGTTGGTGGATGACGATTCATCGGATCGAACCGTGGCTGTCGCAGAAAGCTACGGTGTAACGGTCCTGCAGAATAAAGGGGCAGGGAAATCATCTGCCTGCTGGCGCGGAGCCAAGGAGGCAAAGGGGAACTGGCTACTCTTCCTGGATGCCGATACAAGATTCACCAGTGTGGATGGATTACGCAATCTCCTGCGTTTCTACGAGAGGAAAGGAGCCAGGGGTATCCTCGCTTTGCAGCCCTATCACACCGTGGAGCGCGTGTATGAGCATCTTTCTATTGTTTTTAACATCATCGTGGTGGTAGGGATGAATCTATTTACGGTCTGGGGATTCCGGTTCAAAGCTGCCGGTTCGTTCGGTCCATGTATTCTATGTAATCGAGACGATTACTTTTTATCTGGAGGGCATGAAAAAATCGAGGGTGCCATCATGGATGATCTGGCACTGGGAGAGGCCTTTCTTGATCAGAACCTCCCCGTTCGCTGCCTGGGCGGCAGAGGGATCATTTCGTTCCGCATGTATCCGGAAGGCATGGGGAGCCTTATCGAAGGCTGGTGCAAAAGTTTTGCCGTTGGTTCCAAGTCCACTCATCCCGTGGTCATGTTGATGGTCATCCTCTGGATTACCGGAAGTTTAACCAGCGCGTCTTCATTGATCTCTTCAATTATGGAGGAAAGAACCATCGCTATGATCGTCAATGGGGCATTGTATATCCTCTATAGCGTTCAAACGGCATGGTTTGCCCGCAGGGTCGGGGATTTTAGATGGGTGTTTTTCCCTTTTTATCCGCTGCTTTTTTTATTCTTTGCAGTGATTTTCCTTTATTCTTTCATCCGGGTGAATATTTTTCATTCTGTGAAGTGGAAGGGGCGGAAGATAAAGGTGTGAAGGGCTTAGAGCCCTTTTACTACCTGAA
Coding sequences:
- a CDS encoding DUF3986 family protein, whose translation is MIFDDRYHLHVGYYKNQKDLEAIFLKIKDQNIWCMFLENDFYKLNISEEQYPAIKDFGLLIGIYLIESEDLSMEQGSELFEKFLNDQNIV
- a CDS encoding PH domain-containing protein; this encodes MVYHSKTDVTSIACIFLLVWIVGFSAMIPFMNSLFSVVTMSLFFIISGVFLWWYVTSIKYVFYKKYLLVKGGPFRRKVPYQNITKVSQTTDKFTGYRISASEKGLELFVNQGALHSIKVLPTDKINFISELEKRCPNIQISIK
- a CDS encoding DnaB-like helicase C-terminal domain-containing protein; this translates as MTKDEMPRMHGAMNAVYKAKLELSQNGMITLPEIRQRIMNLKREYPTEPFLVVIDYLQLINVKERFDRHDLAIGHITKQLKGMVKLEFVREFGRFRSGNGATETGTMAQD
- the crtI gene encoding phytoene desaturase family protein, translated to MISEQEERLPLKNKTVLIIGGGLGGVSAAITLAQAGYDVSLYEKNDHIGGKLNRLEQDGFGFDLGPSILTMPQIFEKLFAASGKSMKDYVQIERLDHQWRSFFPDGNVIDLYEDMNDMREKNASLSEKDIREYQRLLEHSKTHYDMTDKTLFKGADTAKGIVKQAGLFSVLKNIDLMSTVHKSLDKRISHEQFRDMLSYFIKYVGSSPYDAPAVMNMMIYMQHDQGAWYVPGGLHKLADALVKLAEEVGVTFHLGRQIVKLDKKDGDITGAVLDDGTRVTADHYVSNMEVIPVYERLLEEDSDFINKLKKKFEPASSGLVMHLGVKKIYPQLRHHNFFFAENMKEQMESIFHRHELPDDPVIYLVNVNKTDPTQAPPGHENIKVLPHIPFIRDENPYTQKDYEQFAERVLIKLEKMGLDGLRENIVTRDMWTPEDIRRTYGSDRGAIYGTVSDSKKNKGLKHPKQSERYDNLYFVGGTVNPGGGMPMVTLSGQLVGEKIMERDSG
- a CDS encoding glycosyl-4,4'-diaponeurosporenoate acyltransferase, whose translation is MIVSLPDHWIILLDVIAWTFFHLSISAFCLKLPLTWFLKDHFWFRTFSFEQSGALWQRLFRVKKWKGLILDGTIFFKKGYSKKGLHGTKSRDIIVFAAETKRAELTHWLSILPAPLFFIWNPVWAGWVMVLYAVVFNLPIIVVQRYNRGRISAITSSLGKK
- a CDS encoding glycosyltransferase, whose amino-acid sequence is MTISEVINLILGFLGIIIAIIMFWSLPVPGFTARSTAGLPFLSIIIPARNEEGRISPLLQSLQEQRFKSFEILLVDDDSSDRTVAVAESYGVTVLQNKGAGKSSACWRGAKEAKGNWLLFLDADTRFTSVDGLRNLLRFYERKGARGILALQPYHTVERVYEHLSIVFNIIVVVGMNLFTVWGFRFKAAGSFGPCILCNRDDYFLSGGHEKIEGAIMDDLALGEAFLDQNLPVRCLGGRGIISFRMYPEGMGSLIEGWCKSFAVGSKSTHPVVMLMVILWITGSLTSASSLISSIMEERTIAMIVNGALYILYSVQTAWFARRVGDFRWVFFPFYPLLFLFFAVIFLYSFIRVNIFHSVKWKGRKIKV